The Glycine max cultivar Williams 82 chromosome 12, Glycine_max_v4.0, whole genome shotgun sequence genome window below encodes:
- the LOC100813279 gene encoding protein EXORDIUM-like 3 — protein MCQALSAPSPPCTALLSFLFFLLTVVGPVSVSAWRPWPQKNNMNTTDYAFGDSKKYEGSSEFVKLRYHMGPVLTTNITVHTIWYGKWERNQKKIIREFINSISAANSAHPSVAGWWRTVQLYTDQTGANISKSVRLGEEKNDRFYSHGKSLTRLSIQTVIKSAITAKTRPLPINPRSGLYLLLTADDVYVQDFCTSVCGFHYFTFPSLVGYTLPYAWVGNSAKFCPGQCAYPFAVPAYIPNRKPFKSPNGDVGVDGMISVIGHEMAELATNPLANAWYAGQDPSFPVEIADLCEGIYGTGGGGSYTGQVLDARDGATYNMNGIRRRFLVQWVWSHVLNYCTGPNALDH, from the coding sequence ATGTGCCAGGCCCTCTCCGCCCCATCGCCTCCGTGTACGGCTCTtctctccttccttttcttcctcCTCACGGTGGTGGGCCCGGTCTCGGTCTCGGCATGGCGGCCGTGGCCCCAGAAAAACAATATGAACACCACCGATTACGCCTTCGGGGACTCCAAGAAATACGAGGGGTCCTCGGAGTTCGTGAAGCTGAGGTACCACATGGGACCGGTCCTCACGACCAACATCACTGTCCACACCATCTGGTACGGCAAGTGGGAGCGGAACCAGAAGAAGATCATCCGCGAGTTCATAAACTCAATATCCGCGGCGAACTCGGCGCACCCCTCCGTGGCCGGGTGGTGGCGCACCGTACAGCTCTACACGGACCAAACCGGGGCCAACATTTCAAAATCGGTTCGACTCGGCGAGGAGAAGAACGACCGGTTCTATTCCCACGGGAAATCCCTGACCCGCTTATCCATACAGACTGTGATAAAGAGCGCCATCACAGCCAAAACGAGGCCGTTGCCGATCAACCCTAGGAGTGGGTTGTACCTCTTGCTCACGGCCGATGACGTGTACGTTCAGGATTTCTGCACGTCGGTGTGTGGGTTCCACTACTTCACGTTTCCCTCGTTGGTTGGGTATACTCTTCCGTACGCTTGGGTGGGTAACTCCGCTAAGTTCTGCCCCGGTCAGTGTGCTTATCCCTTTGCGGTGCCCGCGTATATCCCTAACCGGAAACCGTTTAAGTCCCCGAACGGCGACGTTGGGGTCGACGGCATGATTAGTgtgattggacacgagatggcTGAGCTGGCCACAAACCCTTTGGCCAATGCTTGGTATGCGGGTCAGGACCCTTCTTTCCCCGTCGAGATTGCCGATCTGTGTGAGGGGATTTACGGCACTGGCGGCGGTGGATCCTACACCGGTCAGGTTTTGGACGCTCGAGATGGCGCCACGTATAACATGAATGGGATCAGACGGAGGTTCCTTGTTCAGTGGGTGTGGAGCCACGTTCTCAATTACTGTACTGGACCTAATGCGCTTGATCATTGA